GGATCTCCAGATCGGGGGCCTTGGGCTGCCGGTAGAAGTAGAGCGGGAAATCGTCCGGCGGAAAGATCTCGCAGAAGGTGACCGGAGTCGGGTACTCCGGCACGGGCGTCACCCACCGGTCGTCCACCCCGAACCGCTCCAGCTCCTGGTGGAGATAGGCGCCGAAGGGATCGTCCCCGGTCCGGGTGATCACGGCCGTCCGCCGCCCCAGCCGGGCCGCCGCCACCGCGACGTTCGCCGGGGAGCCGCCGAGGAACTTGCCGAACGTCTCGACCCGGGCGAGCGGCACCCCGACCTCCAGCGGGTAGAGGTCCACCCCGATCCGCCCCATGGTGATCACGTCGTACGGCTCAGGCATGCCCATCCCTTCGACCCACCGGTGGCCGGCTGGTCCCAGGTCTAGTCCCCTCCCGGGAACCCTGTCAATATTTTGTCCGGACATTCGGACGTGCCCTTGACACTCTTCCGCGCGGACCCTGAGGCTGGGCGTTATGACCCCCTCCGTCCGCTCCCCGGCCCGCATCCGCATCGGCTCGGCCCCCGACTCCTGGGGTGTGTGGTTCCCCGACGACCCGAAGCAGGTGCCGTGGCGGCGCTTCCTCGACGAGGTGGCCGAGGCCGGGTACGCGTGGATCGAGCTCGGCCCGTACGGCTATCTGCCCACCGACCCGGCCCGGCTGGCCGACGAGACCCGCGACCGGGGGCTCACGGTCTCCGCCGGGACCGTCTTCACCGGATTGCACCACGGCCCGGACGTCTGGGACCGGACGTGGGCGCATGTCGCGGACATCGCCGGGCTGACCCGGGCCATGGGCGCCGAACACCTGGTCGTCATCCCGTCCTTCTGGCGCGACGACAAGACGGGCGAGGTGCTGGAGGACCGGGTGCTCACACCCGCGCAGTGGCGTGATCTGACCGCGCAGACGGAGCGGCTGGGCCGGGAGGTCCGGGAGCGCTTCGGGCTGCGCATCGTCGTCCACCCGCACGCCGACACCCACATCGACACCGAGGAGAACGTCAGCCGCTTCCTCGACGCCACCGATCCGGATCTCGTC
The nucleotide sequence above comes from Streptomyces sp. NBC_01116. Encoded proteins:
- a CDS encoding sugar phosphate isomerase/epimerase family protein, with protein sequence MTPSVRSPARIRIGSAPDSWGVWFPDDPKQVPWRRFLDEVAEAGYAWIELGPYGYLPTDPARLADETRDRGLTVSAGTVFTGLHHGPDVWDRTWAHVADIAGLTRAMGAEHLVVIPSFWRDDKTGEVLEDRVLTPAQWRDLTAQTERLGREVRERFGLRIVVHPHADTHIDTEENVSRFLDATDPDLVSLCLDTGHYAYCGGDSVKLIETYGERIGYLHLKQVDPEILAAVVADEVPFGPAVARGVMCEPPGGVPALEPVLEAARALDVDLFAIVEQDMYPCPPDKPFPIARRTREFLRSCGRPGTTT